From the genome of Ziziphus jujuba cultivar Dongzao chromosome 6, ASM3175591v1, one region includes:
- the LOC107430660 gene encoding protein NRT1/ PTR FAMILY 5.6, translating to MKERKVVAETKQVDEEEKWVYDSSVDHKGKVPLRASTGVWKASLFIIAIEFSERLSYFGIATSLIIYLTKVIHEDLKTAAKSVNYWAGVTTLMPLFGGFIADAYLGRFSTVFVSSIIYLMGLVLLTMSWFVPGLKACDSNLCTEPRKIHEIVFFLAIYLISIGTGGHKPALESFGADQFEDDHPEERKQKMSYFNWWNFGLCSGLLFGVTFIVYVQDHVSWGAADVVLTIVMAVSLVVFIVGRPFYRFRKPNGSPLTPLLQVVVAAIKKRNLPYPSNPAHLYEISKSDKSQGRLLCHTKKLKFFDKAAIIEDTNDSAEKQSPWRLATVTKVEEMKLVLNMIPIWMATLPFGVCVAQASTFFIKQGVTMDRKVWNFVIPPASIYSLAAIGMIISVTIYEKLLVPVLRRTTGNERGINILQRIGIGMSFSIVTMVVAALVEKKRLGLVETDPVKGSHSMSVFWLAPQFLIIGVGDGFSIVGLQEYFYDQVPDSMRSLGIAFYLSVIGAANFLSSVVITIIDHATENSTGKSWFGKDLNSSRLDKFYWVLAAMSAVNTCVFVLLARRYSYKNVQNVAVADCYREGDDRDNDDAASMA from the exons ATGAAAGAGAGAAAAGTAGTAGCAGAAACAAAACAAGTTGATGAAGAAGAGAAATGGGTTTATGATTCTTCAGTGGATCATAAAGGAAAAGTTCCTCTACGAGCTTCCACTGGTGTTTGGAAAGCGTCTCTCTTTATTATCG CCATTGAGTTCAGTGAGAGGTTGAGTTATTTTGGAATAGCAACAAGCTTGATTATTTACCTGACCAAGGTCATCCATGAAGACCTAAAGACAGCAGCAAAGAGTGTCAACTACTGGGCCGGAGTGACCACATTGATGCCACTCTTTGGAGGATTCATAGCCGATGCTTATTTGGGTCGTTTCTCAACCGTTTTTGTCTCTTCCATAATCTACCTCATG GGTTTGGTTCTTTTGACCATGTCATGGTTTGTACCTGGCTTGAAGGCTTGTGATAGTAATCTATGTACTGAACCAAGGAAAATCCATGAAATAGTCTTCTTCCTTGCAATCTACTTGATATCGATCGGAACGGGAGGACATAAACCGGCTCTGGAGAGCTTCGGAGCTGATCAATTCGAAGATGATCACCCCGAGGAAAGGAAGCAGAAGATGTCCTATTTCAACTGGTGGAATTTTGGTCTTTGCTCTGGACTACTATTTGGAGTGACTTTCATTGTTTATGTGCAAGATCATGTGAGCTGGGGTGCTGCTGATGTTGTTCTTACCATTGTCATGGCCGTTTCTCTGGTTGTCTTCATTGTTGGAAGGCCGTTTTATCGCTTTAGGAAGCCGAATGGAAGTCCATTGACACCATTGTTGCAGGTTGTTGTAGCCGCCATTAAGAAAAGGAATCTTCCATACCCTTCTAATCCTGCTCACTTGTATGAAATTTCCAAGTCAGATAAGTCTCAAGGAAGGCTCCTATGCCACACCAAGAAGCTCAA GTTCTTCGACAAGGCGGCTATCATCGAAGACACAAACGACTCAGCTGAAAAACAAAGTCCATGGAGACTCGCAACGGTGACGAAGGTGGAAGAGATGAAGCTTGTACTCAACATGATCCCCATATGGATGGCCACACTTCCCTTCGGAGTCTGCGTGGCTCAAGCCTCGACATTCTTCATCAAACAAGGTGTAACCATGGATCGAAAAGTCTGGAATTTCGTGATCCCACCGGCGTCGATCTACTCTCTCGCCGCCATCGGAATGATAATCTCGGTCACCATCTATGAGAAACTCCTAGTCCCTGTGCTGAGAAGAACAACCGGAAACGAAAGAGGCATCAACATCCTCCAAAGGATAGGTATCGGAATGTCTTTCTCCATAGTCACAATGGTTGTTGCCGCATTGGTCGAAAAGAAAAGACTAGGACTCGTCGAAACCGACCCAGTGAAGGGTTCGCACTCCATGAGTGTTTTCTGGTTAGCTCCACAGTTTCTTATCATCGGAGTGGGAGATGGGTTCAGCATCGTAGGATTGCAGGAGTACTTCTATGATCAAGTCCCTGACTCCATGAGAAGCTTAGGAATCGCTTTCTATCTTAGCGTTATTGGAGCTGCGAACTTCCTGAGTAGTGTTGTGATAACGATCATCGATCATGCAACCGAGAATAGCACAGGGAAGAGCTGGTTTGGGAAGGACTTGAATAGTAGCAGATTGGACAAGTTCTATTGGGTTTTGGCAGCGATGAGTGCGGTGAACACTTGTGTGTTCGTGCTCTTGGCTCGCCGATATTCTTATAAGAATGTTCAGAATGTTGCTGTTGCTGATTGCTATCGTGAAGGTGATGATCGGGATAATGATGATGCAGCTTCAATGGCTTGA
- the LOC107430649 gene encoding aldehyde oxidase GLOX: protein MAAPHLLLLQWLSLFFNFIIFTNIFFFAAAQLPGTWELLLPNAGIASMHTAVTRFNTVVLLDRTNIGPSRKMLPKGHCRNDPNDEVLKRDCYAHSVVLDLQTNTVRPLMILTDTWCSSGQFLPDGTLLQTGGDLDGVKKIRKFTPCEANGRCDWEELTDVELVDGRWYSTNQILPDGSVITVGGRGANTVEYYPPRKNGAVLLQFLAEAEDNQMDNLYPYLHLLPDGNLFIFANNKAVLYDHQGNKVVREYPPLDGGPRNYPSAGSSAMLALQGDYSTAVIVVCGGAQYGAFIERSTDTPAHGSCGRIVATEPNPVWQMEDMPFGRIMGDMVMLPTGEVLIINGAQAGTQGFELASNPCLYPVLYRPDEPVGLRFMTLNPGTVPRLYHSTANLLPDGRILVAGSNPHYFYKFKAEYPTELRIEAFSPEYLSLDRANIRPVIEGIPETVRYGAVFEVVISVSLPVVGMVEVNLGSAPFSTHSFSQGQRLVKLAVTPTSPEESGRYKISCTAPPNGKVAPPGYYMAFAVNQGVPSVARWIYLVS from the coding sequence ATGGCCGCTCCacatctcctcctcctccaatgGCTTTCATTATTCTTCAACTTCATCATTTTCACCAATATCTTCTTCTTCGCCGCTGCTCAGCTCCCAGGCACGTGGGAGCTTCTCCTTCCCAACGCAGGCATAGCCTCCATGCACACCGCCGTCACGCGCTTCAACACCGTCGTACTCCTCGACCGCACTAACATCGGACCCTCTCGCAAAATGCTTCCAAAAGGTCACTGCCGTAACGACCCGAACGACGAGGTTCTCAAGCGTGATTGTTACGCGCACTCCGTCGTCCTCGACCTTCAGACCAACACCGTCCGACCGCTGATGATCCTCACCGACACCTGGTGTTCTTCCGGTCAGTTCCTTCCCGACGGAACGCTTTTACAGACGGGTGGTGATTTGGACGGCGTCAAGAAGATAAGGAAATTCACGCCTTGCGAGGCCAACGGAAGGTGCGATTGGGAGGAATTGACCGACGTTGAACTGGTCGACGGAAGGTGGTACTCGACCAATCAGATTTTGCCAGATGGCTCGGTGATCACTGTCGGTGGGAGAGGGGCGAACACTGTGGAGTATTACCCGCCGAGGAAAAACGGTGCCGTTTTGCTCCAATTTCTAGCTGAGGCGGAGGACAATCAGATGGACAATTTGTACCCTTATCTTCACCTCCTTCCCGATGGCAACCTCTTCATCTTCGCTAATAACAAGGCGGTTTTGTACGATCACCAAGGGAACAAAGTCGTGAGGGAATATCCACCGTTGGATGGTGGCCCACGGAATTACCCATCCGCTGGATCATCCGCGATGCTTGCGCTTCAAGGGGACTACTCAACGGCTGTGATCGTCGTCTGCGGTGGGGCCCAGTACGGTGCTTTTATAGAGCGGAGTACGGATACACCGGCTCACGGTAGCTGCGGACGCATTGTGGCTACCGAACCCAACCCGGTTTGGCAAATGGAGGACATGCCGTTCGGGAGAATCATGGGTGATATGGTGATGCTACCGACCGGTGAGGTTTTGATTATCAATGGAGCTCAGGCTGGAACTCAAGGCTTCGAATTGGCTTCCAACCCGTGTTTGTATCCGGTTCTTTACCGACCCGATGAACCTGTTGGGTTACGGTTTATGACGTTGAACCCGGGTACTGTACCCAGATTGTACCATTCCACCGCCAATCTGTTACCCGACGGTCGGATATTGGTTGCGGGTAGCAACCCGCATTATTTCTACAAATTCAAAGCGGAATACCCGACGGAGCTGCGGATCGAAGCGTTTTCGCCCGAGTATTTGTCTCTGGATCGGGCAAATATTCGACCTGTAATCGAGGGAATTCCGGAGACGGTACGCTACGGCGCCGTTTTCGAGGTGGTGATTTCGGTGTCTTTGCCCGTGGTTGGGATGGTTGAGGTTAATCTGGGAAGCGCACCTTTCTCGACGCACTCGTTTTCGCAAGGTCAACGCCTGGTCAAATTAGCCGTTACGCCGACGTCGCCGGAAGAAAGTGGCCGTTATAAGATCAGCTGTACGGCTCCGCCTAACGGTAAGGTTGCTCCGCCGGGTTATTACATGGCTTTCGCGGTGAATCAGGGAGTGCCAAGTGTCGCACGTTGGATATATTTGGTgtcttaa